Part of the Streptomyces antimycoticus genome, CGGCGGTGAACGCGTCGGACCGCAGCCGGACCCGGCCGGTGATCCGGGAGAGCCGGAAGACCCGCTCGGCGGCGCGCTCGCGGTCCCATCCGGCGAGATACCAGTGGCCGCGCCAGGACTCCAGGGTCCAGGGCTCGACCTGCCGCTGCTCGGGGCGCGCGGCGTTCGACTTGCGGTAGTCGAAGAGCACGGGGCGGCGGTCGCGGCAGGCGAGCATCAGCGGCTCGAAGGCGGCCTCGTGGACCGGGATGCGCGGCTCCAGCGCGCTGTGCCCCGGTGTGTCGTACGGATCCTCGGCGACCGGCATCCCGGCGGCGCGCAGCTTCTGCAGCGCGCCGCTGGCGGCGCCCGCGAGCCGGGCCTGCTGCCAGACCTTGGCGGCCAGGCCCAGGGCGGCGGCCTCCTCGGCGTCGAGGGTGATCGGCGGGAGGCGGTTGCTGTCCCGGCGGGCGAGATAGCCGATCTCGCCGTCGAGGCCCTCCACCGTCTCGATGATCAGGCCGAGTTCGCGCAGATCGTCCTTGTCGCGCTCGAACATGCGGTTGAACGCATCGTCGTTCGCCGCGTCGGTCTGGAGGTACGCCTCTATGGAGCCCCGCAACTCCCGTTTGGTCAGCGGACGCCGCGTTCCCAGCAGGCACAGGGCCAGATTCATCAGCCGCTCGGCCTTGGCAATCGCCATCGACGCCCTTTCTTCGTGACCTTACGCACGTGACCGTACCGCTACCGGGACGCGCGGCAAAAGCCGAGGGCCCCTGCCCATTGGCAGGAGCCCTCGGCGCGACGGACCGCCGTCTCAGACGGAGACCAGATCGCAGACGAAGATCAGCGTCTCGCCCGGCTTGATCCGGCCACCGCCGGCGCCCCGGTCCCCGTAACCGAGGTGCGGCGGGACGATGAGCTGCCGGCGTCCGCCGACCTTCATCCCCTGGAGGCCCTGGTCCCAGCCGGTGATGACCTGGCCGACCCCGAGCTGGATCCGCAGCGGGGTGCCACGGTTGTAGCTCGCGTCGAACTCCTCACCCGTGCTGAAGGAGACGCCCACATAGTGCACGGCGATGTTGTCGCCGGCCTTGGCCGTGGGCCCGTCGCCCTCCCAGATGTCCTTGATCTCCAGCTCGGCCGGCGGCTCGCCGCCCGGGAAGTCGACCTCGGGCTTCTCGATGCTCACGAAATTGCTCCTTGTGACGTTGTGGGCAACCCGCACAGGCTACAGAACGGCCAGGATGTCCACGGAGAACACCAGCGTGGAGTTGGCGGGGATGCCCTTCTGGGCCGCCTTGCCGTAGCCCAGGTCCGGGGGCACGACGACCAGCACCCGGCTGCCGACCTTCTTGCCGGTGAGCCCCTGCGACCAGCCCTTGACGACCTGCTGCAGCGAGAACTGGGCGAGCTCACCGCGCTTGTAGGTGGAGTCGAACTCCTTGCCGCCGTCCCACAGCACGCCCTTGTACTGGACGAGCAGCGCGTCGGTCTTCTTGACCTCCTGGCCGTCGCCCTCGATGACGTATTCGGAGACCAGCTTCTTCGGCGCGGCCTTCTTGGGGACGGTGATGGTGGGCGCCTTGCCGTCGGTGTTGGCGGACACCTTGGGCAGGTCGGCGTTGGTCTGGTCCACCTTGCTGCCCTTGGCGGAGCTCTTGGCGTTGAAGGCATCCACGAGGTCGATGACGAAGACCAGCGTGTCGGTCCCCTTGATACCGGCCTGCGGCTGGCCCTGCTTGCCGTAGGCGTACGCGGGCGGGACGGCCAGCTCCAGCCGGCTGCCGAGGTTCCGGCCCAGCAGTCCCTGGTCCCAGCCCGGGAGGACCTGGCCCTTGCCGATCGGGAAGGCGGCGGTCTTCTTCTTGTCGAAGGTGTTGTCGATGGCCTTACCGGTGTCCCAGATCTGCGCCAGGTAGTTGATCTGGACCCAATCTCCCTTGACCGTCTTCCTGCCGTCCCCTTGGCTGATC contains:
- a CDS encoding FKBP-type peptidyl-prolyl cis-trans isomerase, with the protein product MRRRSVLLAVPAGLLTLAGCGDDESGSDKTKPSQEPTDQSPSPAPTGKIVSGPVPPITAGKKFGEKPKVAKGTGKPPHDLAVKTISQGDGRKTVKGDWVQINYLAQIWDTGKAIDNTFDKKKTAAFPIGKGQVLPGWDQGLLGRNLGSRLELAVPPAYAYGKQGQPQAGIKGTDTLVFVIDLVDAFNAKSSAKGSKVDQTNADLPKVSANTDGKAPTITVPKKAAPKKLVSEYVIEGDGQEVKKTDALLVQYKGVLWDGGKEFDSTYKRGELAQFSLQQVVKGWSQGLTGKKVGSRVLVVVPPDLGYGKAAQKGIPANSTLVFSVDILAVL
- a CDS encoding helix-turn-helix transcriptional regulator, giving the protein MAIAKAERLMNLALCLLGTRRPLTKRELRGSIEAYLQTDAANDDAFNRMFERDKDDLRELGLIIETVEGLDGEIGYLARRDSNRLPPITLDAEEAAALGLAAKVWQQARLAGAASGALQKLRAAGMPVAEDPYDTPGHSALEPRIPVHEAAFEPLMLACRDRRPVLFDYRKSNAARPEQRQVEPWTLESWRGHWYLAGWDRERAAERVFRLSRITGRVRLRSDAFTAEVPDHVTVRETVETWAGETATGTARIRLRAGHGYPLRAKALSTRAADDGWDELEIPYGHGLDAWLVEFGPDVVVLGPDELRADVVDRLRAVAKG
- a CDS encoding FKBP-type peptidyl-prolyl cis-trans isomerase, whose amino-acid sequence is MSIEKPEVDFPGGEPPAELEIKDIWEGDGPTAKAGDNIAVHYVGVSFSTGEEFDASYNRGTPLRIQLGVGQVITGWDQGLQGMKVGGRRQLIVPPHLGYGDRGAGGGRIKPGETLIFVCDLVSV